A region of the Syntrophorhabdus sp. genome:
GCTGTCCCTGTATGTCTATCTTGCCGTGCTGTTTCTCGCGGCATGCGGTTTTCTCGTCATGCTTTTCAAGAGGAACAGGCACTTCGCCCTGGCCTTTTTCCTCTTCTTTCTTGTTTTCACCGGTTTTTTCTACGGCGCCTACTACATGCCCCTCGTCGACAGGACGTCGAAGTCCCTGACCCTCATCACGGACGCCCTCGGCGATGACGGACGAACGAAGAGGATATACACCTATGGTTTCAACTCCGCCGGCATCATATTCTACGTGGGGAAACCCGTCAAAGCCCTGAGCGATATTAAGGAGATAAAAGAAGACGAAAGTGATATACTACTCATTGTCGAAGAGAAACCCACAATGCATCTCAGGGAGACTCTGGAGAAGTCCTTCGTGCCCGTGAAAAGGGTGAAGTACGAGAAGGAGCACTATATCTTCTATGTGAGGAAAAATGGATGAGAAGCCCTATGTGTCCGTGCTTGTCCCCGTTCTGAACGAAGAGGAGTCGCTTCCGGAACTGAACGAACGGCTCCGCGACGCCCTGGCGGCCATTCACAGACCCTACGAGATCATCTATATAAACGACGGGAGCACGGACCGGACGGAGGAGATCCTCGAGGCCTTCCATCGCGAGGACGGACGGATCAAGGTCATAGAGTTCAACAGGAATTACGGTCAGCATATGGCCCTTTTCGCCGGTTTCGATTTTGCCCGGGGCGAGATCGTCGTGACCATCGACGCCGACCTGCAGAACCCGCCCGAGGAGATCCCGAGGCTCGTGGCCAAGGCGGAAGAGGGCTACGAGGTCGTCGCCACGTACCGGAAACAGAGGAAGGATTCACTCTTCCGCAAGTTGCCTTCCTACATAGTCAACAGGATCACGGCAAAGCTCGTCGGTGTCCGTCTCAGGGACTATGGCTGTATGCTCAGGG
Encoded here:
- a CDS encoding glycosyltransferase yields the protein MDEKPYVSVLVPVLNEEESLPELNERLRDALAAIHRPYEIIYINDGSTDRTEEILEAFHREDGRIKVIEFNRNYGQHMALFAGFDFARGEIVVTIDADLQNPPEEIPRLVAKAEEGYEVVATYRKQRKDSLFRKLPSYIVNRITAKLVGVRLRDYGCMLRAYRRNIVDYMNMCPESSSFIPALANTFAKRITEIEVGHEERKKGTSKYSPFKLFRLNFDLMTNFSLLPIQFISMLGVVIAFLGLAFAIFLMVRRLLIGPEGEGTFTLFGVLFFFIGIQIFALGVIGEYVGRIYQEVRRRPRYIIKKEYM